The nucleotide sequence ATTGATTAGCAGTTATCCTTGTATTTTCTGTTGGAAATGCTGACATTCTTACctatcttattttgtaggcactGATTGAATTTCGAGAGCGCTATTTTGGACCGTTGTTTGAGCTCCATTCACATGAAAAGGTAAGCCCTCAATTAAACATGTCCTCTGAACTGAAAACTATGGATATATTTTGGATTAAAATCACTGTGCCTAATTGGAAATTAGCCTGTAAGGTTAGAAAATGTGTCAGTGAGTGTTGACTGAAAACAAGTATTTGGCTGTCTTTAATCCACTGCAGTAAGTATACTTTATGAAATATGTTGCTAGTGCACCGAAAAATAACTATTTTGGAAAATTTTAGATAATCTTGTAGAATAAAGGAAGTGATAAACCCCAAAAAGCGGTGAATCATGGACTTGATTGTGCAACACCAAAGCCTTTAGTAACACTAAATAGTTCAAGTAATTATATCTGGGAAAGGAAATTAGATAGGGTGAAATAGAAACTAATTTCCAAATATTTAAGTACACATTTGGATCAGCATCATCTCATTATTATGCAAAATGATTTCTGACTTGAAGAGCTATAATGAATATGAACTTTCAGatatttgtaatttaattagaGCGTCAACTTCTAGCTTTATTATCAATTATTGTGTCATTTACTATGACAACAATATAGAAGAACTACCTTAGATCTTACTACTCTACTGGAAGCTGTCCTAACTCCTAACAATTAGCTGTTCTATTAATAATTGGCAGTATTCAGAGATATGGGCATTAGATGAGAAGGATCCTTTCATGCCACCTGAAGGTGGAGAAAGTGTTGCAGATGTTGCCTCCCGAATTGCACTTGGTCTGGCAGCAATAGAAACTGAGTTTCAGGGGTACGTAATTGAACATACGCAATGCAAGTTTTCTTTTCTCCAAATGCGTGACCACCCTTATCCTTTGTTCACCAAATTGGTGACTGATCGCCTTGTTGGTTAGCTAGTGGCTATCATCCCTTGACAGTTTGTTGCTTGTCATTAAGCTAGGGTCGAAGGTATTGCCATATCTCTTTAGGGATGCTTGTGAAAAAACTTTGCTTTGGCATCCAAAACCCTTAAGAACCTTGTATAAAATTTGTGTCCCACAAAAGTTACATGCGCTTGATACATTGATGGAATGGGTGATGTCGTTCCTTCAATGAGCATGAGAGGTCATCTGCTTGGGCTCTGTGCGTGAGTAGTGAGAATCAGCATAGGTCATCTACTTGGCCTTTGTGCGTTAGTAGTGAGAATCAGCATAAATATTCTTCATTGTATTGTTACTTTTTTCAACAGGAATGATATTATTTGTGTTGTTTTTTTTCCAGTTTGAGCCCGATTGATATTGTGCATGCAAAGCTCTGATAAGTTGATATCGATTGATTAATCCCATCAGTTAAATATCATTGATTGTCCCACCTGGTGATCCACTTAGTTTATGCTCAATTTCATGTTCATGTTTTTCCACATAATAAATATTGGAATTTCAGACTGTTTTGGTAGAACCGAATCTATCTACAACAGTGAAGGAATTTTCAGACATTCACCTTTCTATGAATGAGGTGGATCAGATGCTCAATATCTGATGTGTTCACTAATACATTTCTTATGAGCTCGTTATCCTTATTTTTTCTTCCCTTGTTTTCTGCATTGTTGTATTAATATCAATCTTTTCCGCAAGTTGATGATTTGTCCTTTCTAGCAAAGTAAGCTTTGTCCAAACTTTTGCCATCTTAATTCTTCAGATTCACAGTCCTTGTTGTCAGTCATGGCGATACACTCCAAATTCTCCAAACAGTACTCAATGCAGTGAAGGAGCTTGAACCATCCAAGGAGGGCGACATTGTTTCgagaattaagcaagttgcagTGCCTTGTATTTTATCCAAGCACCGGAAGTTTGCCCTAGAAACTGGAGAACTACGACAAGTAATTTGATTCGAAATTTAACCCCATGTCTCAAATCATAAATCAAGGCTTCCATAGGATCGCGAGGCAGGGTATTTCGTCACAAAGTTTTTCCCCCACTAGGGTTCTCATCGGAAACCCAAATATAACACCACTTCTATTCCTTGTTTACTTACCAGAACTGATCTTGACCAACTCCTTGTATTGGTGATTGTAATTACTCTCTGGTTTCTGCTAATTCAGTTTCAACGATTCTATTCTTAGctactcttcttgcttacttgaaTAAAGTCTGGAAAACTTGTCTTTGTAGTGACAATGTAAATTCAACTATTTTTCTCTTTTTGAAAGAGTTTCGGGGTCCAATATCTTGTGGAGTAGCTTTATTATTGCGGACAGTAGTGTAAATAAGCCAAGTTTAGTCGTGTTTAAgcttattatttatgtgtttatgGAGCTAGTTCAagcttatttattaaaattttattttaatatcacAATGACACCAAGTGGTGCATAAACATACTTCGTCAAATAAAGTTATTCGACCTAAAGACTATGGAGGTTTGGGGATTAAAGAATGGAAGGATACGGTGTTGCTCCTCTAGGCAAGGCATGCAATAAGATTCTTCACGAAGATGAATCACTATGGATTGCAATCCTGTGGGCTAAATAGCTAAACCCATTCGAAATTTTAGAGCTGCATGTGTGGGCATGTTGGCGAGGTCACTACAAGAATGGTATTTCTTGGAGGATGGTTTCATATGAAAGATTTGTATTGGTGTAAAGATAAGTTTTGGGAATGGTTGACGGTTTGATAGTAGCTTTTAGTTGATAGAGAAAATGGCTTGTTTAATTTTTGTCGATACAAGTGATATTGGACTCACATGATAAATAAAGATGACATATGGAAATGAGAGTTGTTTTATAGGTTTTTGTCGAACCACGTTTGTTAGAGATTATAGATAGAACACCATTGAGGAGGTAAGGAAATGGTAAGAATGTGCTAAGTTAGATGCATGCAAGCAATGTGATAAATAGAGCCAAAACAACCTACACAAAGCACAAAGACTTGACAAAGACTGTGAGTTCAGAGAAGTATGGGGTTGGTATACGAGGGATTGCATGACAAAATTTGTGAAGATGGAAGAAGGATAGCACTAGCATTTGCGGGATGGTAAGGCAAGGAGCATTGAAGTATGACAAGCCAAGGATGTGAATTGTGTAAAATATGATAATGGGAAGGAGCCAAGGGTTCATTGCATTTGAGAGACATGAGAAGAACTCAAAGTCGGGATAAACTTCATGTGAGATGTAAGTAAAGTAAATTGTTGGAGTGAAAGATGATATCGTTCATCCTAAGCGGCTCAATATTATCAACTTTACTGTAAGATACATGTCAGTAAATTACGGAGGATATTTTACCTTAGCACAGTAATCTTTGTATAGGAAGGTCAGACAACTAACAAGATATTTTATACCTAttgaaaataaattaactaagacttaataaaataaatattcatataaATATTAACTGTGTCAATTGATATAAGTGAACTATATACATACAAGAGATTAAGATAGATAACAACCTGACATGACCTTAATCAAAGTCAAGGGATTGGTTAACTAGTGTTGAGATCAAATCACGAATCAATTGATGATTGAGGAAATCAACCTCCGCATATAAAGGGCTTTGTAGTTTGACTCAATTAACTTATAAgtggatattaattaaatgaaatatttttcaactgTTTGGTCTGGTCAATTGAATTCTATTGATAGAGCATATAATGTCCGAGTTCATTGAAGTAATCAACTAAGTACGCGATTAGTTTAAAAGGAGTTGAAGAAGTTATGTTGTAGCGGTAGAatgttttcttaattttttagatatttaaaaattaaatcttaattttgaCAAATTAACTAATGATTTTTTAATGGATGGTTAATCTAAGAAAACTGGACTAATGGATCGTTTACTACGagtatttcttaatttatctAATAGAAAAATTTTGTAGGATCAAATCAATTATTCTAGAATTAATCATCTTAAGTTGGATATCTAGtgtcaattaaaataaaatgaaattgaagattaaaatttcaatGACATTTTCGGATAATAGCTGAGGGATCAAGTGTTGCAGTTGGCTGATGATTGTCAAATAGATTCAGAGTGAAAGGGGTTTAATTATGGGATTGCGATATAAGATATCCATCAAGTGCAAAACTTACGCCTAGGTATTTCCATCTCAAGAGCTTTCACTATTCTATTACTTAGTTTTTGCTaaatctgtacaaaaattttctaCCTCTAATGTTTAACTGAagaggcaaaaaaaaaataacgaaCTTCATGTGCATAGATCATATACGTAGCAATTTAGGAAAATCATTACACTGCTCATTTACTTTCTGTCACaatattttgtagaaaactaACCGCACAATCAACAAGTGATATTCTACTCCCTCTACCAGCACAATTGATCTCAATAgaatgtgatcctgtccgagagcgaATAGACGGATGTTGGGGAGACTACACTCATGTTGATTGGGTGTCGACCAAAGATGACATGAACCTCCTACGAgttgagcctgcaaccacaagtcatTAGTGCTGAGTTagggaggggttcccggcgatggccctctgacgctcaagtcaatcaccggtagtaggagaatgaaaaATGTactagagaagaaaggagcagcgtaactgtagctatAATGATcaaagcatacctccgtcgaagtctcgGGGTCCTCATATAGGACTCTCGAGAGGCGCGTGCAGGCTTCCCAAGACGTGTACGCTTCTCAAAGTATACCTGGAAAAGATGTGTCAAAAAACGTGTCTGATGTCATACCTTAATAGCCCAGGCATATTCCTgacgtgatagtggaagcttccaccgtaagattttctgtctgaccatgccgcgcGACCACGCCGTCTGTCAATGACACTGATCCCCAGGAAGATATTATCAACTACTCCCTATGTCTGTTATTGAGCCGAGTGGGAGAGTCGCTCGGCCAGTCGGTCGTCCGGGTGATGCAATGGCCAGGCCGAGAGTCCACTCGGCCGATGAGTTGCTGCCGGCTACACCCCATCGGGCGAAGGAGTCATGCTTGTCGGATCAAGGCTGCATCCActgtttggccgagcgggatgatcGCTTGATCTTCGTGTCTCCCTGGTTGAGCTTCATGAGCATCGGAAGCTCGGTGTCTAACCGAGTTATCGAAGTGTCGGACCGACTACTCTTCCTGCTGACCATGAAGGTAATTCGTCCGATCGAACACCCACGtaacgttgaccactttgaccttctACCAATTGGGTCCTACCTTATCGCCGGATCAGAAAGGATCATAGAGATGCATTTCAGAGATCTAAACATCAACCTTTGATTTGCAGTATAAAAGATATGATAACACTATTAACGAGAAGAGAAGACAAATGCGAAGACAAATAATTGGCATTCGAATACTAGAGATGCAACTTCACATTTTGATCCACTAGATACTCTTTGTTTTTATCCACATCCCAACTTGcggtgattttttaaaaaaaatgagacgTTCATTTGGGAAAAATTGGACACCGTTTTTATTTTTCCCAAAAATCAATatagtaattttaatttaaaataaaattatttgtgATATTGTATCTCTCACACAGGGTTTTGGGCAAAACTTTCATCTTTGTTGGTAGATCTCTGTCGTACGGAAAACCCTAATCACCCCTTCCGTGAAACCAGGTAGCTATGCCAATTGTTCCACAGAATCATCGGGGCACCACTTTGTGTACGATCTGTAAGTTAGCAGTtcttgcccccagggcgtagcgcagacggtgggcgcatggtatctctggcgtaatagccaggggtcgattctcaggaactgacgacctggggtttgtgtacctgcatgaacctccctccatatccgtggggccggcactaggggggccgctaaggtagcggatctacctttttttgtaAGTTAACAGTTCTGGCTTAGTCCTTACCTGAAACTGCGATCGATGGATCCAGTTGAATGCCTTCTTACCTTTTAATTGCTTTTGATGGATGAATTGTAGTAGAAATAGATTGATTTCATCTGAAATAGATTGGTTCCAATCCACGAGATTTATTAATCGAGATGGGATTGTGATGCAGTATCGAGATTGAACTAAGGGTTATTTGGATGGAATCATTCAATGTTGATAGTTACTTGCCTCCTCGTAAGCGTCTGCTTGCTGAACTAAGGAGGGAGAATCTGGAATCTGATTTACTGCCACCAGTTCCTTTTCTTTCAGGTGATCTTGGTGCCCGTCTTCGAGATGTTATTAATTCCTCAGTTTCGACTCCAGAAAAAATTATTGAGGTTTCCAAGTCAGTAGCTTTGGCTGCAAGTGAGATTGCTGTGGCAGCCAGAAACACTGCAATTGAGAAAGCAGCTGCAGCCACGAAGGCCAAAGCTGATGCAAAGAATGCACTGCTGCTTCTGGATTCCACTACGATGAATAAAAAATCCAGAAATGGCTGTTTGACCAAAGGCAAATTGAGGAAGAAGCAGATCCCAATAAAGCTCCTGTATAAGACTAACCATCCTTCTAGAAGCAAAACATCAAACAAAGAACTAGCCAGAAAACGTCATCACACAATGAATAGCTCACCTAGAATCTTAAACCATAAGGAAAAACGTGCTGGGAAAGCAGTTGGATATAATGGAGATGTCTGCAATGAGAATTCACATGTTTTCTATGCAGAGAATCTGATGAAAAGTAGCAATTCAGAAGGGAAAATTAGTATCTGTTGTGAAATTGGCAATGCTGAGGAGGAAGAATCTGATCAGCAcacaaaaaaaacaagaaaatgaaTCTATGATCAGATCAGTAGCTGGTAGTGGGAAAGTGAGAATCCGACAAAAGAAATTATCTTTAAGTCAATGTAACATTAGAGAACGAGTAGAGATGAAAAAATTGACACTCTCTGAAAACCTTTCTTCTTTCACAAAAGAATCAGATTTAGATTCTGCAGCAAGTAATATGTCTTCAGATGATGCAGAAGTGTCTCCTGCAGGTGGAGCGTCAATGCAGATTTCAACAGCATGGAAATGCAGAAAGATCAAGGCATCACAGTGCTCCCCCAAGAGCAAGATTTTGAAAGCTTTATGTTGACAATTCTTCAGCAAGCAAGATCACCATTGTGAGTACCCACATGATAAACTTCCTATCTTGAGCTTTTGGAGCACAATCTGgcatccatcacaagtttcatatGCAATGTGGATAGGGAGTTCATCAGGTCCCTTAGAAGTTTTGTCAAAACTATTAGATAGATAAATGTTCCATGGAGCTTCTTTATTCATCTCATGCTCTCATTTTGACTATTAGAGTTCTAGAAGGTCATTTGGCAATTATAATTAAAATGGTTAGATGGACAGTGAAATTTTGAACATAATTCCTCAAATTGTGACCCTTGAGAATATTTGAAAATAAGAaacctattattattattattatgattaaaAATTAGTCTACACCTGCTATTTAATTTACATTGATTAATCCTGGAATGACCAACTTAActctataaaaaattttcattgacTACCGGAATAAATCAGAAAGCACAACATTCTTGTCAATCatccattaaaaaaattattcgttAATTTACTGAAATTAAGATTTGattcttaaataaaaaattaagaagaCGTCCTTTCACTGCATCACTAACCTGCGAGAAATATGTTATGTTTGATTGATATACATAATTCTATCTTTAATTATTTACATGCTTTGATCATCATACTTATTTATTAGTATTATTGTGCTCTTGCTTGCATGTATTTATCATatcttatttgtttgttttttatgTGATACTAACATGATAGTATAATGCAATTCGAAGATTATGCTTCTACTCTATTGCCTATGGCGTTCCCGTgattgtgcttcacttctataaaTCCACTATAACGACCCTTT is from Zingiber officinale cultivar Zhangliang chromosome 7B, Zo_v1.1, whole genome shotgun sequence and encodes:
- the LOC122004090 gene encoding uncharacterized protein LOC122004090, with product MDPSSPILRNSYWVLRHGRSIPNEKGLVVSSLENGTLEKYGLASEGFNQARLAGELFLKEVEETNVLPENVQICYSPFSRTTDTAKTVANVLGIPFEGSQCKALIEFRERYFGPLFELHSHEKYSEIWALDEKDPFMPPEGGESVADVASRIALGLAAIETEFQGFTVLVVSHGDTLQILQTVLNAVKELEPSKEGDIVSRIKQVAVPCILSKHRKFALETGELRQVI